Proteins from a single region of Hypomesus transpacificus isolate Combined female chromosome 9, fHypTra1, whole genome shotgun sequence:
- the LOC124471807 gene encoding transcription factor HES-5-like, translating into MTPTVTSARTYSEEHLTLTNKLRKPQVEKLRRDRINSSIEQLKSLLGPELLNQPPDSKLEKADILEMTVSLLSRLQPISSSSCSAPTNQGHSRCVQEMVHFLSKEEMETESQRRLLSHFQSQQSSSDKNNRETDLPQLSSPAQHSISKEKSPVNSAPWRPW; encoded by the exons ATGACTCCTACAGTCACTTCAGCAAGAACCTACTCTGAGGAACACCTGACTCTCACTAACAAG CTTAGAAAGCCACAGGTGGAGAAGTTACGTAGAGATCGTATCAACAGCAGCATTGAGCAGCTCAAGTCTCTCCTGGGTCCAGAACTCCTCAACCAGCCGCCTGACTCCAAGCTGGAGAAAGCTGACATCCTTGAGATGACAGTTTCTTTATTGAGCcgcctgcagccaatcagctcctcttcctgctctgcaCCTACCAATCAGGGTCACTCCAGGTGTGTCCAAGAGATGGTGCACTTCTTGtccaaggaggagatggagacagagtccCAGAGAAGACTGTTGAGCCACTTCCAGAGCCAGCAGTCATCCTCTGATAAGAACAACAGGGAGACTGACCTGCCTCAGCTGAGctccccagcccagcacagCATCAGTAAAGAGAAGAGTCCAGTCaacagcgccccctggaggcccTGGTAG